The proteins below are encoded in one region of Clostridium estertheticum:
- a CDS encoding GntP family permease produces the protein MLGVFGIILSLCLLMFMAYKGFSVIVFAPIFALLAALFSGMAILPTYTEIFLPNLGKYVTIYFPFFLLGAIFGKTMEQSGAAKSIAKTIVEKLGKKRAILSVVLSAAILTYGGVSLFVVAFAVYPFAASIFKEADIPKRLVPGTIALGAFTFTMDSLPGTPQIQNSIPMKFFNTDLYAAPVMGILGAIIIMTCGITYLEWRKRKAQAAGEGYGDNHTNEPIMVEDDSLPNAFLSALPLVSVLVVTLILQKLVFPHWDIMSWVTKKPYNMLSAGVVGTMNNWALMISLIVGILLAMLINPKRMQGNLAKAINAGAIGSLLAVINTASEVGFGNVIKTLPGFQSIAHALTNINPHGSPLLSEAVTVNVLSGVTGSASGGMSIALDTFGKHYLQWASNTGISPELLHRVAAMASGGMDTLPHNGAVITLLGISGLTHKQAYKDIFAITLLKTGTCFFLIGLQSILHFV, from the coding sequence ATGTTAGGAGTTTTCGGTATCATATTAAGTCTATGTCTATTAATGTTTATGGCATATAAGGGTTTCTCTGTCATTGTCTTTGCCCCTATTTTTGCACTACTCGCTGCTTTATTTTCTGGAATGGCTATTTTGCCGACATACACAGAAATATTCCTTCCTAATCTCGGTAAGTATGTAACAATTTATTTTCCATTCTTTCTATTGGGAGCAATATTTGGAAAAACAATGGAACAATCGGGTGCGGCAAAATCCATTGCCAAAACTATAGTAGAAAAATTAGGGAAAAAGAGAGCAATACTCTCAGTAGTTTTATCAGCAGCTATACTTACTTATGGCGGTGTAAGCCTTTTCGTTGTAGCATTTGCAGTGTATCCATTTGCAGCATCTATTTTTAAAGAAGCAGACATTCCAAAACGACTTGTTCCAGGCACAATTGCACTTGGTGCCTTTACATTTACTATGGATTCGCTTCCAGGAACACCACAGATTCAGAACTCAATTCCAATGAAGTTTTTTAATACAGATCTTTACGCAGCACCTGTTATGGGAATACTCGGAGCAATTATTATTATGACATGTGGTATTACCTATTTGGAGTGGCGTAAACGTAAAGCGCAAGCAGCTGGAGAAGGCTATGGCGATAACCATACTAATGAACCTATTATGGTTGAAGATGATAGTTTGCCAAATGCATTTTTATCAGCATTACCATTAGTTTCTGTGCTAGTTGTAACTCTTATTTTGCAAAAATTAGTTTTCCCACATTGGGATATTATGTCTTGGGTAACTAAAAAACCTTACAATATGTTATCAGCTGGTGTCGTAGGAACAATGAATAACTGGGCACTCATGATTTCACTTATCGTAGGAATTCTTCTTGCAATGCTTATTAATCCTAAACGTATGCAAGGTAATTTAGCTAAGGCTATCAATGCTGGTGCTATTGGTTCTCTTTTAGCAGTTATAAATACGGCATCTGAAGTAGGTTTTGGTAATGTTATAAAAACACTACCAGGTTTTCAATCTATAGCTCATGCTTTAACAAATATAAATCCTCATGGTAGTCCATTACTATCTGAAGCAGTTACAGTAAATGTTCTATCAGGAGTAACTGGCTCCGCTTCCGGTGGTATGAGTATAGCCCTTGATACTTTTGGTAAACACTACTTACAATGGGCATCAAATACTGGTATAAGCCCTGAATTACTCCATCGAGTTGCTGCTATGGCATCTGGAGGAATGGATACATTACCTCATAATGGAGCAGTTATTACACTCCTAGGAATTTCAGGTTTAACACATAAACAAGCATATAAAGATATATTTGCTATTACTCTCCTTAAGACAGGAACATGTTTCTTTCTAATTGGATTACAATCAATTTTACATTTTGTTTAA
- a CDS encoding acyl CoA:acetate/3-ketoacid CoA transferase has protein sequence MKKVMSSTDAISLIKNGDTVAVGGFIGCGHPEELTIKISECFLEKGIPNNLTLVYAAGQGDSKDKGLNHLGHEGLVSKVIGGHWGLAPKLVKLAIENKIQAYNLPQGVISHLYRDIAAGKPGTITHVGLKTFVDPRIDGGKLNSVTKEDIVKVIEIDNKEYLFYKSFPINVTLIRASYADENGNATMEKEAVTLDGLSMAQAAKNSSGIVILQVEKIVANGTLDPRKVKIPGILVDAIVISKPENHMQTYAEQYNPSYNGEIKMALSDISGLKLDERKIISRRAAMELIPNAITNLGIGVPEGISMVANEEGIANDLKVTLESGPIGGIPAGGLSFGASINPESILDQSNQFDFYDGGGLDIAFLGLAQCDGKGNINVSKFGPKIAGCGGFINITQNSKKVVFCGTFTAGGLKIEIQNGKLNIIQEGKTNKFIKTVEQITFSAEYALDVSQPVLYITERAVFKLTKEGVTLEEIAPGIDMQKDILDKMDFDPIMSKDLKLMDKKLFNEGIVGIKLAKTK, from the coding sequence ATGAAAAAAGTTATGTCTAGCACTGACGCAATTTCTTTAATTAAAAACGGAGATACCGTCGCAGTGGGAGGTTTTATAGGTTGCGGACACCCTGAAGAATTAACTATAAAAATTAGTGAATGTTTTCTTGAAAAAGGCATTCCAAATAATTTAACCTTAGTTTATGCTGCTGGTCAGGGAGATTCAAAAGACAAAGGTCTGAATCATCTTGGCCACGAAGGTTTAGTTTCAAAGGTAATAGGTGGACACTGGGGACTTGCACCTAAACTTGTAAAACTGGCTATAGAGAATAAAATTCAGGCTTATAATCTTCCTCAAGGAGTAATATCTCACCTTTACCGAGATATCGCAGCAGGCAAACCTGGAACTATAACACATGTAGGCTTAAAAACTTTTGTAGACCCCAGAATTGATGGTGGTAAACTAAACTCTGTGACTAAAGAAGACATAGTAAAAGTTATAGAAATTGATAATAAAGAATATTTATTTTATAAATCATTTCCAATAAATGTAACACTCATTCGTGCTTCTTATGCTGATGAGAATGGAAATGCAACTATGGAAAAAGAAGCTGTAACCCTTGATGGTTTATCTATGGCTCAAGCAGCCAAAAATTCTTCCGGAATTGTAATACTTCAAGTTGAGAAAATTGTAGCAAACGGTACCCTTGATCCACGAAAAGTTAAAATTCCAGGAATACTTGTGGATGCTATTGTTATTTCAAAACCGGAAAATCATATGCAAACCTACGCAGAGCAATATAATCCATCTTATAATGGAGAAATAAAAATGGCTCTTAGTGATATTTCTGGTTTAAAACTCGATGAGCGTAAAATAATATCAAGAAGGGCTGCAATGGAGCTTATCCCTAATGCTATTACTAACCTAGGAATAGGAGTACCTGAAGGAATATCAATGGTTGCAAATGAAGAAGGAATAGCAAATGATCTTAAAGTTACTTTGGAATCAGGCCCAATAGGCGGAATCCCTGCTGGTGGATTAAGTTTTGGGGCTTCAATAAATCCTGAAAGCATACTTGATCAAAGTAACCAATTTGATTTCTATGATGGCGGAGGTCTTGATATAGCCTTCCTAGGCCTTGCTCAATGCGACGGAAAGGGTAATATTAATGTAAGTAAATTTGGTCCTAAAATTGCAGGTTGTGGCGGATTTATAAATATAACTCAAAATTCCAAAAAAGTTGTCTTTTGTGGAACTTTTACAGCAGGCGGTTTAAAAATTGAAATACAAAACGGAAAATTAAATATAATCCAAGAAGGTAAAACTAATAAGTTTATTAAAACCGTTGAACAAATAACCTTTAGCGCTGAGTATGCTTTAGATGTATCGCAGCCAGTTTTATACATTACTGAAAGAGCAGTTTTTAAATTAACTAAAGAAGGTGTTACTTTAGAAGAAATCGCTCCTGGTATTGATATGCAAAAGGATATTCTAGATAAAATGGATTTTGATCCTATTATGTCTAAAGATTTAAAATTGATGGATAAAAAATTATTTAATGAAGGTATTGTAGGCATCAAATTAGCTAAAACTAAGTAA
- a CDS encoding GntP family permease: protein MLGVFGILLSLCLLMFMAYKGFSVIVFAPIFALLAALFSGMAILPTYTEIFLPNLGKYITIYFPFFLLGAIFGKTMEQSGAAKSIAKTIVEKLGKERAILSVVLSAAILTYGGVSLFVVAFAVYPFAASIFKEADIPKRLVPGTIALGAFTFTMDSLPGTPQIQNSIPMKFFNTDLYAAPVMGILGAIIIMTSGMFYLEWRKRKAQAAGEGYGKNHTNEPIIVNDASLPNAFLSALPLVSVLVVTLILQKLVFPHWDIISWVTKKPYNMLSAGVVGTMNNWALMISLIVGILLAMLINPKRMQGNLAKAINAGAIGSLLAVINTASEVGFGNVIKTLPGFQSIAHALTNINPHGSPLLSEAVTVNVLSGVTGSASGGMSIALDTFGKHYLAWASSTGISPQLLHRVAAMASGGMDTLPHNGAVITLLGIAGLTHKQAYKDIFAITLLKTGTCFLLIGLQSIIHFV from the coding sequence ATGTTAGGAGTTTTCGGAATATTATTAAGTTTATGTCTATTGATGTTTATGGCATATAAAGGTTTTTCAGTTATTGTTTTTGCCCCTATTTTTGCACTACTAGCCGCTTTATTTTCTGGAATGGCTATTTTGCCCACGTATACAGAAATATTCTTGCCCAATCTTGGTAAATATATAACAATTTATTTTCCGTTCTTTCTGTTGGGCGCAATATTTGGAAAGACAATGGAACAGTCTGGAGCAGCAAAATCAATTGCAAAAACTATAGTCGAGAAATTAGGAAAAGAAAGAGCAATCCTCTCTGTAGTTTTATCAGCAGCTATCCTTACCTATGGTGGTGTAAGTTTATTTGTAGTAGCATTCGCGGTATATCCATTTGCAGCATCTATTTTTAAAGAAGCAGATATCCCAAAACGTCTTGTCCCAGGAACTATTGCACTTGGTGCCTTTACATTTACTATGGATTCACTTCCTGGAACGCCACAAATTCAGAACTCCATCCCAATGAAATTTTTCAATACAGATCTTTATGCAGCACCTGTAATGGGAATACTTGGAGCAATCATTATTATGACATCGGGTATGTTTTATTTGGAGTGGCGTAAACGTAAAGCACAAGCAGCTGGAGAAGGCTATGGTAAAAACCATACTAATGAACCTATTATAGTTAACGATGCTAGTCTGCCAAATGCATTTTTATCAGCATTACCATTGGTTTCGGTACTAGTTGTAACCCTCATTCTGCAAAAATTAGTTTTTCCACATTGGGATATCATATCTTGGGTAACTAAGAAACCTTACAATATGTTATCAGCTGGTGTTGTAGGAACTATGAATAACTGGGCACTCATGATTTCACTTATTGTAGGAATTCTCCTTGCTATGCTTATCAATCCTAAACGTATGCAAGGTAATTTAGCTAAAGCTATCAATGCTGGTGCTATCGGTTCTCTTTTGGCCGTTATAAATACGGCGTCCGAAGTAGGTTTCGGTAATGTTATAAAAACACTACCAGGTTTTCAATCTATTGCCCATGCTTTAACAAATATAAATCCTCATGGTAGCCCATTACTATCTGAAGCAGTTACAGTGAATGTTCTATCTGGAGTAACAGGCTCCGCATCAGGTGGAATGAGTATTGCCCTGGATACATTTGGTAAGCACTACTTAGCTTGGGCATCAAGTACTGGTATAAGCCCTCAATTGCTTCATAGAGTTGCTGCAATGGCATCTGGTGGAATGGATACACTACCTCATAATGGAGCCGTTATTACACTCCTAGGCATTGCAGGTTTAACACACAAACAAGCTTATAAAGATATATTTGCGATTACTCTCCTTAAGACAGGAACATGTTTCCTTCTCATTGGATTACAATCAATTATTCATTTTGTATAA
- a CDS encoding MaoC family dehydratase, with protein sequence MKGLTMKELNIGDKDSFEKTISESDVYLYAGITGDLNPAHINQREAETTMFKGRIAHGMLTAGFVSAVLGMKLPGPGTIYLGQELRFTAPVRFGDTIKAEVEVIERKEEKNIMKLSTTCTNQDGVVVLKGVATVMPPK encoded by the coding sequence ATGAAAGGTTTAACAATGAAAGAACTAAATATAGGTGATAAAGACTCTTTTGAAAAAACTATAAGTGAATCTGATGTATATCTTTATGCCGGAATAACCGGAGATTTAAATCCTGCTCATATAAACCAAAGGGAAGCTGAAACAACAATGTTCAAAGGCAGAATTGCACATGGAATGTTAACAGCAGGTTTTGTGTCTGCAGTACTCGGCATGAAATTGCCAGGACCAGGCACTATTTATCTAGGTCAAGAACTCAGATTTACAGCACCAGTTAGATTTGGAGATACTATAAAAGCTGAAGTTGAAGTTATAGAAAGAAAGGAAGAAAAAAATATTATGAAATTGAGTACAACATGTACTAATCAAGATGGTGTTGTTGTTCTTAAAGGTGTTGCAACTGTTATGCCACCTAAATAA
- a CDS encoding ABC transporter permease, with product MNILESLKMAISSILSNKMRSFLTMLGIIIGISSVITIVALGNGGKNYIGDEFAKMGSNTVTLNVDPSKVEQISDYFTLDDVKQIKNRVSTAKYISPTVSKKGTARTDTKTNTANVTGVNTDYSLISNVEIVYGRFLNEREVEEGKAVAVIDQTSAKALFGTDDAVGKSFKLGPVASSKSATVVGVSKASSMFGGSSGPRSRSGDSTPTLVTVPITFLETLFPLDFNISTLTMTSNSQANSVETGNEALKILQAKHDNKTLDLYKATNSASMLESINQVLGIFTAFLSAVAAISLLVGGIGVMNIMLVSVTERTKEIGIRKAIGATTNAILFQFLTESVILALIGGLIGMTLGIVAAKIIGSFAGITPSVSILVILETILFSSAVGIFFGIYPARKAAKLNPIDALRYE from the coding sequence ATGAATATTTTAGAGAGTCTCAAAATGGCTATATCCAGTATTTTATCAAATAAAATGAGATCTTTTCTCACAATGCTAGGAATTATAATAGGTATAAGCTCAGTAATTACTATTGTTGCACTTGGTAATGGAGGGAAAAATTATATTGGAGATGAATTTGCTAAAATGGGGTCAAATACAGTTACTCTAAATGTGGATCCATCGAAAGTAGAGCAAATAAGTGATTATTTTACACTTGATGATGTGAAGCAAATAAAAAATAGAGTAAGTACTGCTAAGTATATTTCTCCAACTGTTTCAAAAAAAGGAACAGCGAGAACTGATACAAAGACTAATACAGCAAATGTTACCGGAGTTAATACGGATTATTCATTAATAAGTAATGTAGAAATTGTATATGGAAGATTTTTAAATGAGAGAGAAGTTGAAGAAGGTAAGGCAGTTGCAGTAATTGATCAAACTTCAGCAAAGGCGCTATTTGGGACTGATGATGCTGTAGGCAAATCATTTAAATTAGGACCAGTAGCTTCTAGTAAAAGTGCAACTGTTGTTGGTGTTTCAAAAGCAAGTAGCATGTTTGGCGGTAGTAGTGGACCACGTAGCAGAAGTGGTGACAGTACACCAACACTTGTAACAGTACCAATTACATTTCTTGAAACACTATTTCCATTAGATTTTAATATATCAACTCTTACTATGACATCTAATTCACAAGCGAATTCTGTGGAAACTGGAAATGAAGCCTTGAAAATTCTTCAGGCTAAACATGATAACAAAACTTTAGACCTTTATAAGGCTACCAATTCGGCTAGTATGCTTGAGTCAATTAATCAAGTTTTAGGGATTTTCACAGCATTCCTTAGTGCAGTAGCTGCGATATCTCTTTTGGTTGGAGGTATTGGAGTTATGAATATAATGCTCGTTTCTGTAACTGAGAGAACAAAGGAGATTGGTATTAGAAAAGCAATTGGGGCTACCACTAATGCTATATTATTTCAATTTTTAACTGAATCCGTAATACTAGCTCTTATAGGGGGGCTTATAGGTATGACACTTGGTATAGTTGCAGCTAAAATAATAGGATCCTTTGCGGGAATTACCCCTAGTGTTTCCATCCTTGTTATATTAGAAACAATATTGTTTTCATCAGCAGTCGGAATATTTTTTGGAATTTATCCTGCAAGAAAAGCTGCAAAATTAAATCCCATAGATGCACTTCGATATGAATAG
- a CDS encoding ABC transporter ATP-binding protein — translation MIEVKDVLKRYITGDIDFTALKSVSLKIEKGEFTAIMGPSGSGKSTFMNILGCLDRMDGGTYFLNGLDVSNLDDNQLALIRNKEIGFVFQAFNLLPRISVLENVMLPMLYAGIPAKERKDRALIALEKVGLSDRIKHRPNEISGGQKQRVAIARAMVNNPAVIMADEPTGNLDTKSSIEIMKIFQKLNADGATILMVTHEDDIAKCAKRIVRFLDGKIVDDYPVSGRTIL, via the coding sequence ATGATAGAAGTAAAGGATGTATTAAAAAGATACATAACTGGAGATATTGATTTTACTGCACTTAAATCGGTAAGCCTTAAAATTGAAAAAGGTGAATTTACTGCAATAATGGGACCTTCAGGTTCTGGAAAATCAACTTTTATGAATATTTTAGGATGCTTGGACAGAATGGATGGTGGTACATATTTTTTAAACGGCCTGGATGTCTCCAATCTTGACGATAATCAACTCGCATTAATAAGAAATAAAGAGATAGGATTTGTATTTCAAGCATTTAATCTACTCCCAAGGATATCAGTACTTGAAAATGTTATGCTTCCAATGCTTTATGCAGGAATACCCGCAAAAGAACGAAAGGATAGGGCACTTATTGCACTTGAAAAGGTTGGTCTTAGTGACAGAATTAAACATAGGCCTAATGAAATATCTGGTGGACAAAAACAAAGGGTTGCAATTGCAAGAGCAATGGTTAACAACCCTGCAGTTATTATGGCAGACGAACCAACGGGTAATCTAGATACAAAATCATCAATTGAAATCATGAAAATATTTCAAAAGTTAAATGCGGATGGTGCTACTATTTTAATGGTTACACATGAAGATGATATAGCAAAATGTGCGAAAAGAATTGTAAGATTCCTAGATGGAAAAATAGTTGATGACTACCCTGTTTCAGGAAGAACAATATTATAA
- a CDS encoding efflux RND transporter periplasmic adaptor subunit, with product MKKKIIIGVVIVVIIGIIGGIQFTSRNKRQVITVKTSKVAIGDVKMYLSTTATIKSKNEKDYSVSAATKISNVKVSVGDKVKRGDTLLTYDTADLNNQQESAQINYNNAISQKKDAVNKNDNANVLSDEKLKQLDNAVLAAQNTLDSVKIKLSQNSNITSDIDGVVTEVNVISGQTGGQGTAIIVQDISNLKGIVKVGKYDAAKVAIGQSSTILSSGKSYKAKVSKIYPTATVNTTATGGDTTLTVEIDVLEAAPQLKVNFDSDVDILLNQVLAAVKVPAQAILTNKDGSTYLFVVSDGKAVQKNVKLGLQSDTDMEIVSGVKVGESVILNPGSSITNGVMVKDVINLGGK from the coding sequence ATGAAAAAGAAAATTATTATTGGAGTAGTAATAGTAGTAATTATAGGTATTATTGGAGGGATTCAGTTCACTTCAAGAAATAAGAGACAGGTTATAACTGTAAAGACTTCAAAGGTTGCAATAGGTGATGTAAAAATGTACTTATCCACCACAGCTACTATAAAATCTAAAAACGAAAAAGATTATTCTGTATCTGCGGCAACTAAGATTTCAAATGTTAAAGTTAGTGTTGGTGATAAAGTTAAAAGAGGGGATACTCTTTTAACTTATGATACAGCTGATCTTAATAATCAACAAGAATCTGCTCAAATTAATTATAATAATGCTATATCTCAAAAAAAGGATGCAGTAAATAAAAATGATAATGCAAATGTATTATCTGATGAAAAGCTAAAACAACTAGATAATGCTGTTTTAGCAGCTCAAAATACCCTTGATTCAGTAAAAATTAAATTATCACAGAACTCAAATATTACATCTGACATTGATGGAGTAGTAACGGAAGTTAATGTTATAAGTGGTCAAACTGGAGGACAGGGAACGGCTATAATTGTTCAGGATATATCAAATTTAAAGGGGATTGTTAAAGTTGGGAAATATGATGCTGCTAAAGTAGCGATTGGACAATCATCAACAATTTTGAGTAGTGGTAAGAGCTATAAAGCCAAGGTCTCAAAAATTTATCCAACGGCAACGGTTAATACAACAGCTACAGGTGGAGATACAACTTTAACTGTAGAAATTGACGTACTAGAAGCAGCGCCGCAGTTAAAAGTAAACTTTGACTCAGATGTGGATATATTGCTTAATCAAGTACTGGCTGCTGTGAAGGTTCCTGCGCAAGCAATATTAACTAACAAAGATGGATCCACTTATTTGTTTGTTGTCAGTGATGGAAAAGCGGTCCAAAAAAATGTAAAATTAGGACTCCAATCAGATACTGATATGGAAATCGTAAGTGGTGTAAAAGTAGGTGAGAGTGTAATATTAAATCCAGGTAGCTCCATTACAAATGGCGTAATGGTTAAAGATGTTATTAATCTAGGAGGAAAATAA
- a CDS encoding lipocalin-like domain-containing protein — protein MSEKAILGKSISYYQRLGINKETAAWEDGMRSTGGRGTYEWWYFDAQYSDGTKVVVIFYTKNGFDVRGLANPTASLEITFPNGKKLIKRISEGKGQKIRASKELCDVLIGQSSIKYSKGNYLIHFVDGDVEYTCTMKPKLPMWRPGTGHWYYGEKQEYYFAWIVAQPSADISATLKIKGEKFELNGNGYHDHNWGNIHMRKLMNHWYWCRANIGPYTIIACDIITEKKYDYTRLPVMMIAKDGIILDDNEEKTVIKRLNTKYHPITKKFIDNNLTFIHKVDNKIKYQIEFKREYDILAFNMIDRLGIAPIRNFIAKALGVNPTYIRCIGEVKLTVEKNGNIEVFQKEGLWEQMFFGSNKDAIIEN, from the coding sequence ATGAGTGAAAAAGCAATTTTAGGCAAAAGTATTAGCTATTATCAGCGATTAGGTATTAATAAAGAAACCGCAGCATGGGAAGATGGAATGAGAAGCACTGGTGGTAGAGGTACATACGAATGGTGGTATTTTGATGCTCAGTATTCAGATGGTACTAAAGTAGTTGTTATATTTTATACAAAGAATGGATTTGATGTAAGAGGTCTTGCGAATCCAACGGCATCACTTGAGATAACTTTTCCAAATGGGAAAAAGTTAATAAAACGTATTTCTGAGGGGAAGGGGCAAAAGATTCGTGCTTCAAAGGAGTTATGTGATGTATTAATTGGTCAAAGCAGTATTAAATATTCAAAAGGAAATTATTTAATACATTTTGTAGATGGCGATGTTGAATATACTTGTACAATGAAACCTAAATTACCAATGTGGCGCCCGGGAACAGGACATTGGTATTATGGAGAAAAACAGGAATATTATTTTGCATGGATTGTTGCACAACCATCTGCAGATATTAGTGCTACTTTAAAAATTAAAGGAGAAAAGTTTGAGTTGAATGGTAATGGATATCACGACCATAACTGGGGTAATATACATATGAGAAAGCTAATGAATCATTGGTATTGGTGTCGTGCCAATATTGGTCCTTATACAATCATAGCGTGTGATATTATTACGGAAAAGAAATATGACTATACTAGATTGCCGGTTATGATGATAGCTAAAGATGGGATTATATTAGATGATAACGAAGAAAAAACAGTAATTAAAAGATTGAATACTAAATATCACCCAATAACTAAAAAATTCATTGATAATAATTTGACGTTTATACATAAAGTGGATAATAAAATTAAATATCAAATAGAATTTAAAAGAGAATATGATATTTTAGCTTTCAATATGATTGATAGACTAGGAATTGCTCCAATAAGAAACTTTATAGCTAAAGCTTTGGGGGTCAATCCTACTTACATAAGATGCATTGGTGAAGTCAAGTTAACGGTTGAAAAAAATGGAAATATAGAGGTTTTTCAGAAAGAAGGATTATGGGAGCAGATGTTTTTTGGCAGTAATAAAGATGCTATTATAGAAAATTAG
- a CDS encoding RpiB/LacA/LacB family sugar-phosphate isomerase has product MKIALINENSQAGKNGIIYETLKKVVQPKGHEVFNYGMYSADDEAQLTYVQNGILAAILLNSGAADYVITGCGTGEGAMLACNSFPGVLCGHVQDPSDAYMFAQVNDGNAIAMPFAKGFGWGAELNLEDIFGRLFQGESGKGYPKERVVPEQRNKKILDEVKKVTYKDMATILKDIDQDLLKGAIGGEKFKEYFFANCKCEKMKETIKNILEK; this is encoded by the coding sequence ATGAAAATTGCTTTAATTAACGAGAATAGCCAAGCAGGTAAAAATGGAATTATATATGAAACATTAAAAAAAGTAGTACAGCCAAAAGGCCATGAAGTATTTAATTATGGAATGTACAGCGCAGATGATGAGGCGCAATTAACATATGTTCAAAATGGTATTTTAGCAGCGATTCTTTTAAACTCAGGAGCAGCTGATTATGTAATAACTGGATGTGGTACTGGAGAAGGCGCAATGCTAGCGTGTAATTCATTCCCTGGAGTATTATGTGGTCATGTACAAGACCCTTCAGATGCATATATGTTTGCACAAGTTAATGATGGAAATGCTATCGCAATGCCTTTTGCAAAGGGATTTGGATGGGGAGCAGAGTTAAATTTGGAAGACATATTCGGGAGATTATTCCAAGGAGAAAGCGGTAAGGGATATCCAAAGGAAAGAGTTGTTCCAGAACAAAGAAATAAAAAGATATTAGATGAAGTTAAAAAAGTGACATATAAAGATATGGCAACAATTTTAAAAGATATAGATCAAGATCTATTAAAAGGCGCTATAGGCGGAGAAAAATTCAAAGAATATTTCTTTGCGAATTGTAAATGTGAAAAAATGAAAGAAACAATTAAAAATATATTAGAAAAATAA
- a CDS encoding gluconate 5-dehydrogenase, with protein sequence MDIIKKFSLEGKVALVTGASYGIGFAIAKSYSEAGATIVFNDINQELVNKGIKAYAEEGIKAHGYVCDVTDEEMVNELVKKIEKEVGVIDILVNNAGIIKRVAMIDMKAADFRKVIDVDLNAPFIVSKAVIPSMIKKGHGKIINICSMMSELGRETVSAYAAAKGGLKMLTKNIAAEYGEYNIQCNGIGPGYIATPQTAPLRTEGHPFNNFIIGKTPAARWGTTEDLVGPAVFLASDASDFVNGHVLYVDGGILATLGKQPE encoded by the coding sequence ATGGATATAATTAAGAAATTTTCATTAGAAGGTAAAGTTGCGTTAGTTACAGGTGCATCATATGGTATTGGATTTGCTATTGCAAAGTCTTATAGTGAGGCGGGAGCAACAATAGTGTTTAATGACATAAATCAAGAACTTGTGAATAAGGGAATAAAAGCTTATGCAGAAGAAGGTATAAAAGCACACGGATATGTATGTGATGTTACAGATGAAGAGATGGTAAATGAATTAGTTAAAAAGATTGAAAAAGAAGTTGGAGTAATTGATATTCTTGTAAATAATGCAGGAATAATTAAGCGTGTTGCAATGATTGATATGAAAGCAGCAGATTTTAGAAAGGTTATAGATGTAGATTTAAACGCGCCATTTATAGTATCCAAAGCTGTAATACCTTCAATGATTAAAAAGGGACATGGTAAAATAATAAATATATGTTCAATGATGAGTGAACTAGGACGTGAAACCGTTTCAGCTTATGCAGCTGCAAAAGGTGGACTTAAGATGTTAACTAAAAATATTGCAGCTGAATATGGTGAATACAACATTCAATGTAATGGAATTGGACCCGGATATATAGCAACACCTCAAACAGCACCACTTAGAACTGAGGGACATCCATTTAATAATTTTATTATAGGAAAAACTCCAGCTGCACGTTGGGGAACAACAGAAGATTTAGTAGGACCAGCTGTATTCCTTGCATCTGATGCATCAGATTTTGTAAATGGCCATGTGTTATATGTAGATGGTGGAATACTCGCTACTCTTGGAAAACAACCAGAATAA